The proteins below are encoded in one region of Acidobacteriota bacterium:
- a CDS encoding amidase family protein — protein sequence MAQRVLALSSLLMIALVLVGGPAAATYSILGYDPQTGEVGGAVQSRVFAVGNGVLWAEAGVGVVATQAWVDVSYGPRGIELLSEGLSPAAVAERLLAEDPDPLPQDWPKAGRQFAVMDGRGAYVAHTGAQASDWAGHESGRFCTAQGNLLAGEAVPRAMVAAFESTTGSLAERLLAALEAGQVAGGDKRGMQSAALLVVRPEGGVWLNNDVVLRLQVDDDPEPLVELRRLVEKSVEWQRRATIAVPRAAMPRAAVPRAASQQAAAGAPGEWRLEETTIAQIHAAMRSGRLTARSLVQQYLDRIAAYDQQGPALNSLVSLNPKALERAEALDRELAESGQMSGPLHGIPVVVKDNYDTHDLPTTAGSSALAGSLPPDDATQVRKLRAAGAIVLAKSNMAEWAFSPYQTVGSALPGHTKNPYALDRVPAGSSGGTAAAIAANLGTVGLGTDTGNSIRGPSSHNLLVGVRSTMGLTSRDGIVPLYFDHDIGGPMARTVEDAARLLDVIAGYDPADPVTAKARNRYPIAYAALLDGEALQGQRMGVVRQLADRDEGDPEVRRRFEEALAVLRAEGAEIVDPVTISWLDQTPPDERWCPRFRWDLDRYLESLGEAAPFDSLAAIEASGKFHPSVASGIRYFLGIEGSPEENPTCRQAWAHGEALAAELRERFEEQRLDALIYPTWSNPPRRIGDLNTPHGDNSQDLSPHSGFPAVTVPMGLVQGSLPVGMTFLGDAWSEAKLLALAYAYEQATRHRRPPAATPPL from the coding sequence ATGGCCCAACGCGTACTCGCTCTTTCCTCGCTGTTGATGATCGCCCTCGTCCTGGTGGGCGGTCCGGCCGCCGCGACCTACTCGATCCTCGGCTACGACCCGCAGACCGGCGAGGTCGGTGGGGCGGTGCAGTCGAGAGTCTTCGCGGTCGGCAACGGCGTGCTCTGGGCCGAGGCCGGGGTCGGGGTGGTGGCGACCCAGGCCTGGGTCGACGTCAGCTACGGCCCGCGGGGCATCGAGCTACTCAGCGAGGGGCTGTCGCCGGCGGCGGTGGCGGAACGCCTGCTGGCGGAGGATCCGGATCCCCTGCCGCAGGACTGGCCGAAGGCCGGTCGCCAGTTTGCGGTGATGGATGGCCGCGGTGCCTATGTCGCCCACACCGGCGCCCAGGCCAGTGACTGGGCCGGCCACGAGAGCGGCCGATTCTGTACCGCCCAGGGCAACCTGCTCGCCGGGGAAGCGGTGCCGCGGGCGATGGTTGCGGCCTTCGAGAGCACGACCGGCTCCCTCGCCGAGCGCCTGCTGGCGGCTCTCGAGGCCGGGCAGGTGGCTGGCGGCGACAAGCGCGGTATGCAGTCGGCGGCGTTGCTGGTGGTGCGGCCCGAAGGTGGCGTCTGGCTCAACAACGATGTCGTGCTGCGGCTGCAGGTCGACGACGATCCGGAGCCCCTGGTGGAGCTGCGTCGGCTGGTCGAGAAGTCCGTCGAATGGCAGCGTCGGGCGACCATCGCTGTGCCGCGCGCCGCTATGCCGCGCGCCGCTGTGCCGCGCGCCGCCTCACAGCAGGCGGCGGCGGGGGCGCCGGGCGAGTGGCGTCTCGAAGAGACCACCATCGCCCAAATCCACGCGGCGATGCGGTCCGGCCGCCTGACCGCCCGGTCGTTGGTGCAACAGTACCTGGATCGCATCGCTGCCTACGATCAGCAGGGGCCGGCCCTCAACAGCCTGGTCAGCCTCAATCCGAAGGCTCTCGAGCGGGCGGAGGCGCTCGATCGAGAGCTCGCCGAATCGGGACAGATGAGCGGCCCGCTGCACGGCATTCCGGTGGTCGTCAAGGACAACTACGACACCCACGACCTGCCGACCACCGCCGGCTCTTCGGCCCTCGCCGGCTCGCTGCCGCCGGACGATGCCACCCAGGTGCGCAAGCTGCGCGCCGCCGGTGCCATCGTGCTGGCCAAGTCGAACATGGCGGAGTGGGCTTTCTCGCCCTACCAGACGGTGGGTTCGGCGCTGCCCGGTCACACCAAGAACCCCTACGCCCTGGATCGCGTGCCGGCGGGCTCGAGCGGCGGCACGGCCGCCGCCATCGCTGCCAACCTCGGTACCGTCGGCCTCGGCACCGATACGGGCAACTCGATTCGTGGTCCGTCCTCCCACAACCTGTTGGTCGGTGTCCGATCGACCATGGGCCTGACCAGCCGGGACGGCATCGTCCCCCTCTACTTCGATCACGACATCGGCGGCCCGATGGCGCGCACGGTGGAGGATGCGGCGCGTCTCCTCGATGTCATCGCCGGCTACGATCCGGCGGATCCGGTGACCGCGAAGGCGCGCAATCGCTACCCGATCGCCTATGCCGCGCTGCTCGATGGCGAGGCCTTGCAGGGCCAGCGCATGGGGGTGGTTCGCCAGCTCGCCGACCGTGACGAAGGCGATCCGGAGGTGCGACGGCGGTTCGAAGAGGCCCTCGCCGTGCTGCGCGCCGAGGGCGCCGAGATCGTTGACCCGGTGACGATTTCATGGCTCGATCAGACGCCACCGGACGAGCGCTGGTGTCCGCGCTTTCGGTGGGATCTCGACCGCTATCTAGAGAGCCTGGGGGAGGCGGCGCCCTTCGACAGCCTGGCCGCCATCGAAGCTTCCGGCAAGTTCCACCCTTCGGTCGCCTCCGGGATCCGCTATTTCCTGGGCATCGAGGGATCGCCGGAAGAGAACCCGACCTGCCGACAGGCCTGGGCCCACGGCGAGGCGCTGGCGGCGGAGCTTCGGGAACGGTTCGAGGAACAGCGCCTCGATGCCTTGATCTATCCCACCTGGAGCAATCCGCCGCGGCGCATCGGCGACCTCAACACGCCCCATGGCGACAATAGCCAAGACCTCTCGCCGCACAGCGGTTTCCCGGCGGTGACCGTGCCGATGGGCTTGGTGCAGGGCTCTCTGCCGGTGGGGATGACCTTCTTGGGCGATGCCTGGAGCGAAGCCAAGCT
- a CDS encoding right-handed parallel beta-helix repeat-containing protein, translating to MSHFLRALIILLGLPNALWAADAVIAGAIRVDATYENLGVRWSIGGDDDGDSRLTLELRRAGTTLWRAAAPALGARPELVVNGSPLGLHYWAASALFLEPDTAYELRLRLEDPDGGSTTRVLTASTRRPIPDPPPGRLRYAVPGTGGGSGSLGDPFRGLQAAADGVVAGDVVLVDAGLYEPFAIATSGSAGAVIAFVGPPDGSAIVDGGGTDRGVVTLGTGGSAPVSHLLVQGLTIQNGRWGVDLQHSSDIVLRRNRIRDVDFGVLNRRAADLERRQTVCDNVILGRTPWPGSGIPAERGIDLRGHGHVVCHNLVRDFGDCISVQPFTGDSFGNDVFGNDVARCVDDGIEIDYNQSNVRVWRNRVYNARMGVSVQPIAGGPAYILRNELFNLEDKPIKLHNSPAGLWVAHNTGAKRGNAVHDTGSSNWRNAVFRNNLWLGTEYAFEFINISSDGFRDFDYNGWGTTRGGSLPHFKWNNVRYDTLGDLQGAVGIELRGVTVAFDDLVDATLPASWDVEVAPASRDLRLASALPRDRGEALPNLNEPFVFDGRPDLGAFEVGSAPPAYGPRRFIFRDGFESGDTDAWQTGP from the coding sequence ATGAGCCACTTCTTGCGTGCCTTGATCATCCTCCTCGGATTACCCAATGCCCTCTGGGCCGCCGATGCCGTCATCGCCGGCGCGATTCGGGTCGACGCCACCTACGAGAATCTGGGAGTCCGGTGGTCGATTGGCGGCGACGACGACGGCGACAGCCGGCTCACCCTCGAGCTCCGGCGCGCCGGCACCACTCTCTGGCGAGCCGCCGCCCCTGCCCTCGGAGCGCGCCCGGAGCTGGTGGTCAACGGCTCTCCCCTCGGCCTGCACTACTGGGCCGCCAGCGCCCTGTTTCTGGAGCCCGACACCGCCTACGAGCTCCGCCTACGGCTCGAAGACCCGGATGGCGGCAGCACGACTCGTGTCCTCACCGCCAGCACCCGGCGACCGATCCCGGACCCGCCCCCGGGCCGGTTGCGCTACGCAGTTCCGGGTACCGGCGGCGGCAGCGGCAGCCTCGGCGATCCCTTTCGCGGCCTCCAGGCCGCCGCCGATGGCGTCGTCGCCGGCGATGTGGTGTTGGTGGATGCCGGCCTCTACGAACCCTTCGCCATCGCCACCAGCGGCAGTGCAGGGGCGGTGATCGCCTTCGTCGGCCCGCCGGACGGATCGGCCATCGTCGACGGCGGCGGGACCGACCGCGGTGTCGTCACCCTCGGCACCGGTGGCTCGGCCCCGGTGTCCCACCTGCTGGTGCAGGGACTGACCATCCAGAACGGTCGCTGGGGTGTCGACCTCCAACACTCGAGCGACATCGTCCTGCGGCGTAACCGCATCCGCGATGTCGACTTCGGCGTCCTCAACCGCCGCGCGGCGGACCTCGAACGGCGCCAAACGGTGTGCGACAACGTCATCCTCGGACGGACCCCCTGGCCCGGCAGCGGCATCCCCGCCGAGCGAGGCATCGACCTGCGCGGCCATGGGCACGTGGTCTGCCACAACCTCGTGCGCGACTTTGGCGACTGCATCTCGGTGCAGCCCTTCACCGGCGACTCCTTCGGCAACGACGTCTTCGGCAACGACGTCGCTCGCTGCGTCGACGATGGCATCGAGATCGACTACAACCAATCGAACGTCCGAGTGTGGCGCAACCGGGTCTACAACGCTCGCATGGGAGTCAGCGTGCAGCCGATCGCCGGCGGCCCGGCCTACATCCTGCGCAACGAGCTGTTCAATCTCGAAGACAAGCCGATCAAGCTCCACAACTCTCCGGCGGGCCTGTGGGTGGCCCACAACACCGGCGCCAAGCGCGGCAATGCCGTCCACGACACCGGCAGCTCCAACTGGCGCAATGCGGTCTTTCGCAACAATCTCTGGCTGGGCACCGAGTACGCCTTCGAGTTCATCAACATCTCGTCCGATGGTTTCCGGGACTTCGACTACAACGGCTGGGGCACCACCCGCGGCGGTTCCCTTCCCCACTTCAAATGGAACAACGTGCGTTACGACACCCTCGGCGACCTGCAGGGTGCGGTCGGAATCGAGCTCCGGGGCGTCACCGTCGCCTTCGACGACCTGGTCGACGCCACCCTACCGGCGAGCTGGGATGTCGAGGTGGCACCGGCCAGCCGGGACCTGCGCCTCGCCAGTGCCCTGCCCCGCGACCGCGGAGAGGCTCTCCCGAACCTCAACGAACCCTTCGTCTTCGATGGTCGGCCCGACCTCGGAGCCTTCGAGGTCGGTAGCGCTCCACCGGCCTACGGGCCGCGGCGGTTCATCTTCCGAGACGGCTTCGAGTCCGGCGACACCGACGCCTGGCAAACCGGCCCCTAG
- a CDS encoding helix-turn-helix domain-containing protein, translating into MADDPSIAPEPPSLAYFTIRDVAQLKALADPLRMRILEVFCVGPATTKQVAEKLGEKTTKLYHHVETLEKAGLIELHATRPNRGTLEKYFLGVARAFRVDDELLLSDPDAGGWTKMGSELLSRGAEDIRALEGRDLEGVLPMIAQLKASVPRSRLEWLQGELERLIDQLGAESEERKATEDADECADAVEFQLILALYPTPVPDS; encoded by the coding sequence ATGGCAGACGATCCATCCATCGCCCCGGAGCCGCCGTCCCTGGCGTACTTCACGATCCGAGACGTCGCCCAGCTCAAGGCCCTGGCGGACCCGCTGCGGATGAGGATTCTCGAGGTCTTCTGTGTCGGCCCCGCCACCACCAAGCAGGTCGCCGAGAAGCTGGGGGAAAAGACCACCAAGCTCTACCACCACGTCGAGACCTTGGAGAAGGCAGGCCTGATCGAGCTGCACGCCACCCGTCCCAATCGCGGCACCCTGGAAAAGTACTTTCTGGGCGTGGCACGGGCCTTTCGAGTCGATGACGAGCTTCTGCTGTCGGACCCCGACGCCGGCGGTTGGACCAAGATGGGCAGCGAGCTCCTCAGCCGCGGTGCGGAGGACATTCGCGCCCTCGAGGGGCGAGATCTGGAGGGAGTCCTACCGATGATCGCGCAGCTCAAGGCGAGCGTGCCGCGGTCCCGACTGGAGTGGCTGCAGGGTGAGCTCGAGAGGCTGATCGATCAGCTCGGTGCCGAGTCGGAGGAGCGCAAGGCGACCGAGGATGCCGATGAGTGCGCCGATGCGGTGGAGTTCCAGTTGATTCTGGCTCTTTACCCGACACCGGTGCCGGATTCCTGA
- a CDS encoding CPBP family intramembrane glutamic endopeptidase codes for MSLVIELILIGGFFVLYPIFGGLTYRGQQRAIRAGRISRWRLYNEILLAEWAATLLVVGYWILEGLSWRELGLTGPWNRATAIAWVLALVAVGALAAQVLIGRHKDEWRRQVRSQLDAVDGLMPTSRSESLGFTAVAFTAGFCEEVLYRGFLFWWLQHLGLGTIAAAAGTVIFFGAAHLYQGWLGGLRAAAAGVFLIALTVLAGSLWPAIVLHVLGDLVSGWTARVARAEPTPSPA; via the coding sequence ATGAGCCTGGTTATCGAACTGATCCTGATCGGCGGTTTCTTCGTCCTCTACCCCATCTTCGGCGGCCTCACCTATCGCGGCCAGCAGCGCGCCATCCGTGCCGGTCGCATAAGCCGCTGGCGCCTCTACAACGAAATCCTCCTCGCCGAGTGGGCGGCGACCCTGCTGGTGGTTGGCTACTGGATCTTGGAGGGGCTCTCCTGGCGCGAGCTCGGCCTGACCGGCCCCTGGAATCGCGCCACCGCCATCGCCTGGGTGCTGGCTCTGGTCGCCGTCGGCGCTCTCGCCGCCCAGGTGCTGATCGGTCGTCACAAGGATGAGTGGCGACGCCAGGTCCGCAGCCAGCTCGACGCCGTCGACGGGCTGATGCCGACCAGCCGCTCGGAGAGCCTCGGCTTCACCGCCGTGGCCTTCACCGCCGGTTTCTGTGAGGAGGTGCTCTACCGCGGCTTCCTGTTCTGGTGGTTGCAACACCTCGGCCTCGGCACGATCGCCGCCGCCGCCGGCACGGTGATCTTCTTCGGCGCCGCTCACCTCTACCAAGGCTGGCTGGGCGGTTTGCGGGCGGCCGCCGCCGGGGTCTTCCTGATCGCCTTGACGGTGCTCGCCGGATCCCTCTGGCCGGCCATCGTGCTGCATGTCCTGGGCGACCTGGTGTCCGGCTGGACGGCACGGGTGGCGCGCGCCGAGCCGACGCCGTCGCCCGCCTGA
- a CDS encoding NAD(P)/FAD-dependent oxidoreductase, with product MIRVRNLRLPLEHSDAELRAAVASRLRVREGDLRSLKVFKRSADARRRGAVRLIYSVDVESAREAELLALHAGQSEIGPTPDATYRFVAQAPPRLAQRPVVVGMGPCGLFAALVLAQMGYRPLVLERGKAVRERTVDTFGLWRKGRLDPESNAQFGEGGAGTFSDGKLYSQVKDPGHRGRKVLEEFVEAGAPAEILYVGKPHIGTFRLVKMVERMRAKIEGLGGEIRFRHKVEDLELDAQHRVIGLRLAGGERMAAERVVLALGHSARDSFAMLHRRGVHMVPKPFSIGFRIEHPQALIDQRRFGRQAGHPILGAADYKLVHHGASGRSVYSFCMCPGGTVVAATSEEGRVVTNGMSQYDRAERNANAGIVVGIDPEDYPGGPLAGIALQRFWEERAFELGGRDYRAPGQLVGDFLAGRPSTRLGSVTPSYTPGVRLGDLSQALPEFAVAAIREALPVFDRKLPGFAMDDAVLSAVESRTSSPLRLERGDDLQSLNTAGLFPAGEGAGYAGGILSAAIDGIKVAEAVALSLE from the coding sequence ATGATTCGAGTTCGCAACCTCCGTTTACCGCTGGAACACTCGGACGCCGAGCTGCGCGCCGCCGTGGCGTCGCGGCTGCGGGTTCGAGAAGGCGATTTGCGCTCCCTGAAGGTCTTCAAGCGCAGTGCCGACGCCCGCCGGCGAGGCGCCGTGCGGCTGATCTATAGCGTCGACGTCGAGAGCGCGCGCGAAGCGGAGCTGCTGGCGCTCCACGCCGGCCAGAGCGAGATCGGGCCGACGCCGGACGCGACCTACCGCTTCGTTGCTCAGGCCCCGCCGCGGCTGGCTCAGCGGCCGGTGGTGGTCGGCATGGGACCGTGCGGCCTCTTCGCTGCCCTGGTTCTGGCTCAGATGGGCTATCGGCCGCTGGTTCTCGAACGCGGCAAGGCGGTGCGCGAGCGCACCGTCGACACCTTCGGCCTGTGGCGCAAGGGGCGCCTCGATCCGGAATCCAATGCCCAGTTCGGGGAGGGCGGTGCGGGCACCTTTTCGGACGGCAAGCTCTACAGCCAAGTCAAGGATCCGGGCCATCGCGGCCGCAAGGTGCTCGAGGAATTCGTCGAGGCCGGTGCTCCGGCCGAGATTCTCTACGTCGGCAAGCCCCACATCGGGACCTTCCGACTGGTCAAGATGGTCGAGCGCATGCGCGCCAAGATCGAAGGCCTGGGAGGCGAGATCCGCTTTCGCCACAAGGTCGAAGACCTCGAGCTCGACGCGCAGCATCGAGTGATCGGGCTGCGTCTCGCCGGCGGTGAGCGGATGGCCGCCGAGCGGGTGGTGCTCGCTCTCGGGCACAGCGCTCGCGACAGCTTCGCGATGCTGCATCGGCGGGGCGTGCACATGGTGCCGAAGCCATTCTCGATCGGCTTCCGCATCGAGCATCCCCAGGCCTTGATCGACCAGCGCCGCTTCGGTCGCCAGGCCGGGCACCCGATCCTCGGCGCCGCCGATTACAAGCTGGTGCACCACGGTGCGAGCGGTCGGTCGGTTTACAGCTTCTGCATGTGTCCCGGTGGCACGGTGGTGGCGGCGACCTCCGAAGAGGGCAGGGTGGTGACCAACGGCATGAGTCAGTACGACCGCGCCGAGCGCAACGCCAATGCCGGCATCGTGGTCGGGATCGATCCGGAGGATTACCCCGGGGGGCCGCTCGCCGGCATCGCCTTGCAGCGTTTCTGGGAAGAGCGCGCCTTCGAACTCGGCGGCCGCGACTATCGAGCCCCTGGGCAGCTAGTGGGTGACTTCCTCGCCGGCCGACCCTCGACCCGTCTCGGTTCGGTGACTCCGTCCTACACGCCGGGAGTGCGGCTGGGGGATCTCTCACAGGCCTTGCCGGAGTTCGCGGTGGCGGCGATTCGCGAAGCGCTGCCGGTCTTCGATCGCAAGCTGCCGGGCTTCGCCATGGACGACGCGGTGCTCAGCGCCGTCGAGAGCCGCACCTCCTCGCCGCTGCGCCTCGAGCGCGGCGACGACCTGCAGAGCCTCAACACCGCCGGCCTCTTCCCGGCGGGGGAAGGGGCCGGCTATGCGGGCGGCATCCTGTCGGCGGCGATCGATGGCATCAAAGTCGCCGAAGCGGTGGCGCTGAGCCTGGAGTGA